In one window of Nocardia brasiliensis DNA:
- a CDS encoding aminoglycoside 3'-phosphotransferase — translation MSGRVVDHDKSLYRFDERQRMIPVDPQRLVARLAAAAPTDFAGYRQTGIEAMLLGRYAEALDHLDRALELVDTEQRRITVWINLGDVYRYQGDAATAQTLYERAVAHARAAAPEVLSFAVQHLGKALAEQNRLDEAHALLREALELRIAEGDPEEIESTRVALETLSALPISLPPSVAAVLGETPSWSDDHEGKSGGVSLVNGAYWVKRGPKAVAEQQRLTWLRDRGIRLPEITVFAEDVLVLADAGAPSLAARAESGVGADSVGAIMGALLRTLHSIPIAECPFDGRLDAVLAQARRQVVEGLVDADDFDDDNQDATPEDVLERLLAERPDESDLVVAHGDFTPPNVLEGAILLDVAALGVADRYRDLALAVRDLRDDFGADEVTAFFAAYGLADPDPVRLEYYRLLDELF, via the coding sequence TGATCCCGGTCGATCCGCAACGGCTGGTAGCGCGCCTGGCCGCGGCGGCGCCCACCGATTTCGCGGGCTACCGGCAGACCGGGATCGAGGCGATGCTGCTCGGCCGCTACGCCGAGGCCCTCGACCACCTGGATCGCGCGCTGGAACTCGTGGACACCGAGCAGCGCCGGATCACCGTGTGGATCAACCTCGGTGACGTTTACCGCTATCAGGGCGACGCGGCCACCGCGCAGACGCTGTACGAGCGGGCCGTCGCGCACGCCAGGGCGGCCGCACCCGAGGTGCTCTCGTTCGCCGTGCAGCATCTCGGCAAGGCGCTGGCCGAACAGAATCGGCTCGACGAGGCGCACGCGCTGCTGCGTGAGGCGCTCGAGCTACGGATCGCCGAGGGGGATCCGGAGGAGATCGAATCCACCAGGGTGGCGCTGGAAACCCTGTCCGCGCTGCCGATTTCGCTGCCGCCCTCGGTCGCCGCGGTGCTCGGCGAGACGCCGAGCTGGTCCGACGATCACGAGGGGAAGAGCGGCGGCGTCTCGTTGGTCAACGGCGCCTACTGGGTCAAGCGCGGGCCGAAGGCGGTCGCCGAACAGCAGCGGCTGACCTGGTTGCGCGACCGTGGGATCCGGCTGCCGGAGATCACCGTCTTCGCCGAGGACGTGCTGGTGCTCGCCGACGCGGGCGCGCCGAGTCTGGCGGCCCGCGCCGAATCCGGCGTCGGCGCCGACTCGGTCGGCGCCATCATGGGCGCGCTGCTGCGTACCCTGCACAGCATCCCGATCGCCGAGTGCCCGTTCGACGGACGGCTCGACGCTGTCTTGGCCCAGGCCCGCAGGCAGGTGGTCGAAGGTCTGGTCGACGCCGATGATTTCGACGACGACAACCAGGACGCCACGCCGGAGGACGTGCTGGAGCGATTGCTCGCCGAGCGCCCGGATGAGTCGGATCTCGTTGTGGCGCACGGCGATTTCACGCCGCCCAACGTGCTGGAGGGCGCGATCCTGCTCGACGTCGCCGCGCTCGGCGTCGCCGACCGCTATCGCGATCTGGCATTGGCCGTGCGGGATCTGCGCGACGACTTCGGCGCCGACGAGGTGACGGCGTTCTTCGCCGCCTACGGCCTCGCCGACCCGGATCCGGTGCGCCTGGAGTACTACCGCCTGCTCGACGAATTGTTCTGA
- a CDS encoding CGNR zinc finger domain-containing protein, with protein sequence MHDPRPHLGEPLALDLLDTRWNKHGQLQDLLTDVTGLAIWLSSAGLTDRAQADEATLAATLAARAAIYDVVRHAEHDALNEVLEHGHIRRTLTADGPADIVDVPDPAWLPAWLAAENLLRLLADAPDRIRQCAHADCVLFFFDTSKNGTRRWHSMATCGNRTKAARHYAKKT encoded by the coding sequence ATGCACGATCCCCGCCCCCACCTCGGCGAACCGCTGGCACTCGACCTGCTGGACACGCGGTGGAACAAGCACGGACAGTTGCAGGACCTGCTCACCGACGTGACCGGACTGGCCATCTGGTTGTCCTCAGCCGGGCTGACCGATCGCGCGCAGGCCGACGAGGCCACCCTCGCCGCGACCCTGGCGGCCCGCGCGGCCATCTACGACGTCGTCCGCCACGCCGAGCACGACGCGCTCAACGAGGTACTCGAGCACGGCCACATCCGTCGCACGCTCACCGCCGACGGTCCAGCCGACATCGTCGACGTCCCAGATCCGGCGTGGCTGCCCGCCTGGCTGGCGGCCGAGAACCTGCTGCGCTTACTCGCCGACGCACCCGATCGCATCCGGCAGTGCGCCCACGCCGACTGCGTGCTGTTCTTCTTCGACACCTCGAAGAACGGCACCCGCCGCTGGCATTCGATGGCAACCTGCGGCAACCGCACCAAAGCGGCCAGGCACTACGCGAAAAAGACCTGA
- a CDS encoding pyridoxamine 5'-phosphate oxidase family protein — protein MAPFHSGELAVQQRMGQAETAGRVGRMIRADIPAVAAAFLAEQPMLVIAAADAAGRLWASELVGPPGFVHAVDAGTLAVDARPVAGDPLRDTVRGTARIGMIALQPQRRRRMRVNGTATPDGAGLRVVTDQVYSNCPKYISRRQVESYQPDVAQSPRRGTELDAGQQAAIAAADAFFTATADADGNADASHRGGNPGFLEVLSPTRLRWPDYRGNSMFMTLGNIEVNPRCGLLVPNWATGGALQLTGTAELVWEPETFAVGAQCSIDFTITEVVDHPVGPLRWSAPELSPANP, from the coding sequence ATGGCGCCCTTCCATTCCGGTGAGCTGGCCGTGCAACAGCGGATGGGTCAGGCCGAGACCGCGGGGCGGGTCGGCCGGATGATCCGCGCCGATATCCCGGCCGTCGCCGCGGCGTTCCTCGCCGAGCAGCCCATGCTGGTGATCGCCGCCGCGGACGCCGCGGGCAGGCTGTGGGCCAGTGAACTGGTCGGCCCGCCGGGTTTCGTCCATGCCGTCGACGCGGGCACCCTCGCCGTCGACGCCCGTCCGGTCGCCGGAGATCCGTTGCGGGACACGGTGCGCGGCACCGCGCGGATCGGCATGATCGCCCTGCAACCGCAGCGGCGCAGGCGGATGCGGGTGAACGGCACCGCCACCCCCGACGGCGCCGGCCTGCGCGTGGTGACCGACCAGGTCTACTCGAACTGCCCGAAGTACATCTCCCGCAGGCAGGTCGAGTCCTATCAGCCGGACGTGGCGCAGTCGCCGCGCCGCGGCACCGAGCTCGACGCGGGGCAGCAGGCGGCGATCGCGGCGGCCGACGCGTTCTTCACCGCCACCGCCGACGCCGACGGGAACGCCGACGCCTCGCATCGCGGCGGCAATCCCGGCTTCCTCGAGGTGCTTTCCCCGACCAGGCTGCGCTGGCCCGACTATCGCGGCAACTCGATGTTCATGACCCTCGGCAATATCGAGGTCAACCCGCGCTGCGGGCTGCTCGTCCCGAACTGGGCCACCGGCGGCGCGCTCCAGCTCACCGGCACCGCCGAATTGGTCTGGGAACCGGAGACTTTCGCGGTCGGGGCGCAATGCTCGATCGATTTCACCATCACCGAGGTGGTCGATCATCCGGTCGGCCCGCTGCGGTGGAGCGCACCCGAACTGTCCCCGGCCAACCCCTGA
- a CDS encoding VOC family protein, which yields MTAVAAPPLVTGHIGLNVADLARSVDFYRSALGFEQVAASTDDDRKWAYLGLDGKITLTLWEQSTGEFATETPGLHHLSFQVDTMDQVRAVEAALRARSVSFAYDGVVAHSEGASSGGIFFTDPDGIRLEVYAAAGAECAPAPTGSAPTCGFF from the coding sequence ATGACCGCAGTCGCCGCGCCCCCGCTCGTCACCGGGCACATCGGGCTCAACGTCGCCGATCTGGCACGTTCGGTCGACTTCTATCGCAGCGCACTGGGTTTCGAGCAGGTCGCCGCGAGCACCGACGACGATCGGAAGTGGGCGTACCTCGGGCTCGACGGCAAGATCACGCTGACCCTGTGGGAGCAGAGCACCGGCGAGTTCGCGACCGAAACGCCCGGCCTGCACCACCTTTCGTTCCAGGTGGACACCATGGATCAGGTGCGAGCGGTCGAGGCGGCGCTGCGTGCGCGATCGGTCTCGTTCGCCTACGACGGCGTCGTCGCACACAGTGAGGGCGCGAGCTCGGGTGGCATCTTCTTCACCGATCCCGACGGCATCCGGCTCGAGGTCTACGCGGCGGCGGGCGCCGAGTGCGCGCCCGCGCCCACCGGTTCCGCCCCTACCTGTGGATTCTTCTGA
- a CDS encoding nuclear transport factor 2 family protein, which yields MRPPLPPFDLASATAKVLAAEHAWNTRDPERVAAAYTADSVWRNRDEFFTGRAAIVEFLTRKWSVENGYALRKDLWAFEGNRIAVRFQYEWHDESGQWWRSYGNEQWEFAPDGLMSRREASINDVAIDETERRIHGPRPDGDTSVLPQR from the coding sequence ATGCGACCTCCGCTGCCTCCCTTCGATCTCGCGTCCGCCACGGCGAAGGTGCTTGCCGCCGAGCACGCTTGGAACACCCGCGATCCGGAGCGGGTCGCCGCGGCCTACACCGCGGATTCGGTATGGCGCAACCGCGACGAGTTCTTCACCGGCCGGGCCGCCATCGTCGAATTCCTCACCCGCAAGTGGTCGGTGGAGAACGGCTACGCCCTGCGCAAGGACCTCTGGGCGTTCGAAGGCAACCGCATCGCGGTGCGCTTCCAATACGAGTGGCACGACGAATCCGGCCAGTGGTGGCGCAGTTACGGCAACGAACAGTGGGAGTTCGCGCCGGACGGACTGATGTCGCGGCGCGAGGCCAGCATCAACGATGTCGCCATCGACGAGACCGAACGCCGCATCCACGGTCCGCGCCCCGACGGCGACACCTCGGTGCTTCCGCAGCGCTGA
- a CDS encoding Lrp/AsnC family transcriptional regulator, with product MRDGTGEVVEESATHRGADEEGPRFAHLFTEHPEVAFVAATTGPTNLFASILCRDTPHLYRYVTERLGALAGITDLEVTPALRVLKQAQTLLDSDRVAYSL from the coding sequence GTGCGCGATGGAACAGGCGAGGTCGTCGAGGAATCGGCGACCCATCGCGGCGCCGACGAGGAAGGGCCGCGCTTCGCTCACCTGTTCACCGAGCATCCCGAGGTCGCCTTCGTGGCCGCGACCACCGGGCCGACCAATCTGTTCGCGTCCATCCTGTGCCGTGACACGCCCCACCTCTACCGCTACGTCACCGAGCGGCTCGGCGCGCTGGCAGGTATCACCGACCTGGAGGTCACGCCAGCGCTGCGCGTCCTGAAGCAGGCCCAGACGCTGCTCGACAGCGATCGGGTTGCTTACAGCCTTTGA